The Paenibacillus amylolyticus genome contains the following window.
ACTGGCCCACAGAAGGAGCAGAATGATCACTACGGTGAGCAGATGTTTCGTACGCCCAGGCGGTTTCGGACGATTCACAACCTGAGCCGGGCTGGAACCAGGTTCCTTCCCCATTCCGCCTGCATTCTGAAGTGGAACGTTGGACTGCCCCTTCATACCACAACTTCTCCCTGCTCATGTACAGCCTGCTTGTCCAGCAATTCGTCAGCGAGAATCGGTCTGCCGTATATTTCTGCAAAGCGCTCATCCGTTGCCTCTTCCACCGGACCGTCGAATACGACTTCGCCTGCTCGCAATCCGACAATACGGGTCGCATACTCTCTCGCCAGATCAATAAAGTGAAGATTGACGATCGTGGTAATCCCAAGCTCCTGATTGATGCGTTTCAGGTCATCCATAACCTGCTTCGTTGTAAGCGGGTCGAGTGACGCAACCGGTTCGTCGGCCAGAATGATTTTCGCTTCCTGTGCCAGTACACGGGCAATAGCCACACGCTGTTGCTGTCCACCGGATAGCTGATCTGCACGGGAATAGGCTTTCTCCGAGATATTTACGCGATCCAGCGCCGTAAAGGCAAGTTCAATATCCTCTTTGGGGAAGCGACCCAAAATGGTACGCATAGTCGAATGGTATCCAACGCGTCCAGCAAGTACATTGCGGAGTACACTGGACCGTTTCACCAGATTGAAGCTTTGGAAAATCATGCCGATGTCACGTCTGATCATCCGTAGCCTTCTGCCTTGTGCCTTCGTAATGGAACTTCCGTTAATCAGAATCTCGCCCTCACTTATGTCGTGCAGTCGGTTAATAGAGCGTAGGAGCGTTGATTTACCTGCCCCGGACAGGCCCACTACAGCAATGAATTCACCCTGCTTAAATTTCAGATTAATATTATTCAGGCCCTTGGTGCCGTTAGCATAAGTTTTGGTAACGTTATGAAGCTCAATCATGGCAATAATCCTTCTTTCATTCATAATGATCAACCCTACCTGAGTCCTTGCTATAATGGCACAAGCCAGCGCAGCGTAGATCACGCTGAACTGGCCTGTCCATTGCTGCGATTAAGCTGTTTCCATCCAAGAGAGCGATGACAAAGTGAATAGATTCCGAACTACTTTTGGATCAGAGTTATTCACCTTTCACTTTTTCGCCATACTGACGAACGATCTCGAACTTGCTATCATCGGACTCTACATAACCTTCATGCGTATAGATTTCTTTGATGATCTGGTGACCTTCGGTATCTTTGCCGATATCGATGAAGGCTTGTTTGATCTTCGCAGTCCAATCGGCATTCATGTCTGTACGAACGGCAATGGTATCGTTAGGAATAGGCTCAGTGAACGCCAGTACACGTGTATCTTCAAATACAGTCGGATAGTCTTTAGCTACCGTGTTGCGGGCATCTTGGAAAATCGCTGCTGCATCAACGTCGCCGTTCAATACAGCGATCACACCCTGGTCATGACCTTTCAACGTTACAGGTGTTACATCTTTTAATGGATCAATGCCTCTGTCGAGCAACAGACCTGCTGGCCATACATAACCTGCGGAAGACGTTACGTTTTGGTAAGCGACTTTTTTACCTTTAAGGTCTTCAATGGATTGAATCGGTGAATCTTTTTTCACGATAAACATGGATTTATAGGAATCCGCCAACTGTTCGGTTGGAGCACCTGTCTCATCATTTACACCAAAACGTTGTGCTTGCAAAATAACCTGTGCAGCGCCTTTTTCTTTTGCCAGTACATAAGCTGTCGGAGGCAAGAAACCTACGTCTACTTTGTTGGAAGCCATTGCTTCAATAATCGTGTTGTAGTCCGTGGATACACTGACTTTTACCGGAATGCCCAGTTTGTCACCAAGCAATTTCTCGAGCGGTTTCGCCTTGGCTTCAAGCGTGTCTGCATTCTGGGAAGGAACAAATTGAACCGTCAGTTCCGTTGGCACATAACCTTCAGCAGGCTTCTCTGTCTCTGTCGTCGCCGTACCGGATGCATTGGAACTCGCATTCTCCTCGTTAGCCGAACCAGTTGTACTACCAGACCCACAAGCACTCAGAAACAGAACCAAAATCAACAATGGTAAAAATAAAGCAGACTTCTTCAAACGAACACCCTCCAAAGAGTTTCTATTTTTCAGTACTTGTCTACTATAATTGCCATATATTTGCGCGATGTGAAACGAAATTTGGAGTTTTGTAAAGTTTCTTGTCAGGCTGTCAGCGCGTCTTGTATCTGTTAGAATAGGCTCATTATGGTTGAAGATATAGGAAGAACATATATATTAGAGGAGATTGTAAAATGACATTCATAAACCGTACGGCACACCTCGACATCCTGTTCACCAGTGATCTGCACGGGGCCATCCGACCCATTCATTACAATACCAATGCATACCGCCCGGCAGGACTCGCCCTGCTTGCTTCCCTGATTCGTCAGGAACGCGAACGTTCACCTGAACTGATGCTGGTGGATAACGGAGATTTATTGCAAGGTTCGCCCTTGGCCTCATACGCCGCTTCACAGATTTCCAACAGCGCGGGACATCCCTTCATCACGGTACTGAATGAACTCGGCTATGATGCTGCGGTGATGGGTAATCACGAGTTCAACTATGGTCAGGATCTGCTGCGCCAAGCCGTTGAAGCTTCCAACTTCCCATGGCTGTCAGCCAACATTGTGAAGAATGAGCACACAAGAACCAATGGATTAGAAGCTTCGACACATCTTCCAACAGGTGCAGCTCTGCCAGCCTTCGGCCCTCCCTATCTAATCAAGACTCTTTCCTCCGGTGTGCGAATTGCACTCCTTGGTGCAACCACGCACTACATTCCGCATTGGGAGCATCCCAAAAATATCAAGGGCTTGCAGTTCCTTGATGCTTTGGAGACCATTCGTACTTGGGTTAACCATATACGTGAGCATGAACAACCTGATGTAATGGTTGTCAGTTATCACGGCGGATTTGAGAGTGATCTGGAGACAGGCGAGCCTGCCGAACGATTAACTGGAGAAAATCAAGGCTATGCCATCTGCCGGGACATCGACGGCATCGATGTGCTGCTTACCGGACATCAGCATCGTCAGCTTACAGCTACGATTCATGGTGTAACCGTCATTCAGCCAGGATTCAGTGGAAATGGCGCGGGGCACGTCTCCGTTCAGTTGGAACAATCCTCGGACGGGAAATGGCAGATTACAGATAAGAAGGCCCAGTTGTTACTTCTGGATGAACAGCATGGGGTTGAACCTGATGCAACCATCATGAAACTTACGGATGAGCTGGAAGCTGAAGCACAGGCATGGCTTGATCAACCCATTGGCGAGGTGGCTGGGGATTTATCCATTACGAACGCGACGGCTCTGCGACTCAAGGCACATCCATTCATTGCTTTTGTACATCAAGTGCAGATGGAAGCGACTGGAGCGCAGCTCTCCAATACTGCCATGCTAAGTGAAGAAGCAAGAGGATTCGGGAGTCACATCACCGTTCGAGACGTACTATCCAACTTCATCTACCCTAATACACTGACCGTATTGGAACTGAGTGGACAGGATATCCGGGATGCATTGGAACAAACGGCACGTTACTTTGAAGTGAATGCTTCTGGCGAGGTGGCCGTTAATCCAGCTTATATGGAACCCAAACCTCAGCATTATAATTACGATATGTGGGCTGGCATTGAATACGAGCTGGATGTTTCCCAGCCTGTGGGCAGTCGAGTTGTGAAGTTGCAACGTGAGGGCAAACCAGTAGACATGGATGGCATGTACTCTGTAGTCATGAATAGCTACCGCGCTGCTGGCGGCGGGGATTATGCGATGTATCCAGGTAAAAAAGTACTGCACGAAGGCGCAACGGATATGGCCGCACTCGTAGAGGATTACATCCGCAGACATCAACCGTTAACGGTGGAGCAGGCGAATAACTGGCGGGTTGTTGGATCGTAAGGGGTAATGACAGCTTATGTCGATGGACTTGGGCAAGTAATTTCGGAATATTTAGTATGATTTAGGTGGGTTTAGGCGGCTTTAAAAGGATTTGATTTGGCATACAAGTTAGCGTGTGAGCTGCCTATAGGCTTGTGGTCTTGCGGGCTTGCGGGCTTGTGGGCTTGTGGGCTTGTGGGCTTGTGGGCTTGTGGGCTTGTGGGCTTTTGCGCTTGCAGAGCTTGTGGGATTGTGGGCTGTTTCTTGTTCTAAGGCTGCTTGCACTCTTGTTGCTTATTCTAAGGAATCGAGGGAGTCTTATTTTGCCCCTCCCCTCATTTTTAATTGTAAGGAACACCAGACACCCTATTTCCTAAAAATGTAATGATTAACGCCAGATATGGCTCAAAATCTTAAAGTAGCGTGTCTCAGGTTCCTTAGATATCCGTAATTGCTTTAAACTCCTGAATAACGTGTCTCCGATTCGTTAGTGCTCATCCCTCTGCGCCTCCTCTGCTCACACCGTAATTGTAAGCGAGTGGAACGAGCCACCCCCTCGATGATTGAAAGGGGCGTCCCGTCATATTCATGACAGGGACAGCCCCTTCTTCATTTTTACGATATTCAAGCTGTATCACTTCTCAATCCGCTCCTACTTTACTGTAACCAATGTGCCGCGCTCATCTGCTGAACGTATCTCGGCTTCAATTAACTCAAGCGTGCCTGTTGCACTCTCTGGTGTACATACAGATACAGGCGTGCCCGCAAAAACAGACTGGATAAAATATTTGAGTTGGTGATAATATCCCGAGTCGGGTGACAGCTCCGCGACGAAACCGGGAGCATTATTCGGATTCACTTTTAGCTCTCCATTCTCAAAGACCAGATTTCCCTGTTCCAAATTCACCCGATACGTCATCGAGAAACCGTAGTCTCCCCCAGCGTCCAGTCGGCTTGGGCATTCAGCACTTTTCCATCAGGATACACATAATTGGTAGACACGGTATCATAGCCGCTTCCCGGAATAACATTACGAGCGAGCGTGGATACTTGATCCGGTTTGCCAAACACCCAGTGAATAATATCCGCATCATGGATGTGCATATCTAATATGCGAGCCCCGCTTTTCTTCCCATCAAGGAACCACTCTTGAGGCAAGCCCGAACCGCGGAAGAAATAACCTGCGTTGACCGCTCCATAACGACCGTCTTCTACTACGGATTTCAGATAGCTATAGGCTGGCCAGAAGCGTAAACATTGCCCAATCATTAGTGTTTTTCCACTCACTTTGGCGGCTTCTGCCATCTTCCAGCCTTCCGTAGAATGACGAGCAACCGGTTTCTCGCACAGTACATGATAACCTTTCTCCAGCAAGGAACATGTTAGTTCAGCATGCAGGGGTGTGGGCAGCGTAATATCAATGATATCCAGTTCCTCTTGCTCCAGCATCGCGTCGATATTGTCGTACAAACGATAAGGTGTGAGATCATATACCTCTTGCTCTGTTGCCATGTTACCGGCTGCTTTACCGTGCTTCAGTTCCTCTATTCTAAGATCGCAGATGGCTACCAATTCCACGGGTTCCCCTTCGGAGGCAAGGCGTACATAGTTGTCAAAATGCATACGTCCCATAAACCCAAAACCGATCAATCCCACTTTTAACATATTTCTACCTCCCATATCAAAATAGAATGGACACTCTAATAAACGTTGTTATCCGAATTTATTACTGAGAACGCCCAAGAATGGCATCCATCGCTTTGGATGTATTAAATATGATCTGCTTCGAATGATGTGTGTAGGGCGGAATCATCTCCGCAGTTACGTAGTTGTCGTAACCAATAGCCTGTAATGCGTGCATCACCGCCGGATAATTCACATCTCCAGCCAGCAGATCCACAAATCCATGAAGTCCTCCCGCTTGACGGCGGTAATCCTTGAAATGCACCTTTTTGATCCGATGACCGAGAATGCGAATCCACTGCTCCGGGTAACCGTTTTGCACGACATTGCCCACATCTAAATACGAACCTATATATTCTGAGCCAAAAGAATCAATAAAGGTACGCAGTTCTACCGGTGATACCAAAAACTTGTTCCATACGTTCTCAATGCCAATGGATACGCCTGCACTTTTCGCATACGGCAGCAGGTGCGCAAGGGCTTCTTGCGCCCGTTCATAAGCAACTTCATAATCCGTCACTTCGCTGTCTGGAATGAAATCCACACCAACCGCACCCGGAATGACCAAAATGGTATCCACACCAAATGCCGCGGCAAGCTCCAACTGTTTTTTACACACATCCAGTGCTTTCGTGCGAATCTCCGGGCTGGCGCTTGTCATCGGGTAATCCCAGTACAACCCGGTTGCAAGTCCCGCGATTTCGAGTTCAGCTTCCTCCAGACGTCCCTGAATGTCACGAACCTCCTGATCTGTGGCAGACAGACTCACTTCACCTTCTCCATTAAGCGATAGTTCAATCCCCTCAAAGCCAGCTTGCTTCGCCGTCTGAATACAATCCGTAATAGAGGCATCTCCTGGAAACGACCATATGTTAATCCCTTTTTTCATCCGAATACCCTCCTCCAAAATATACAAACCTGTTCTTCAGTGATGCACAGCTATCCCAATTGAAAATAACCAAACCGGGCAGGCAAATGAAAGTTTACAGCCCCTGTGGGCTGCCATGCCTGATACTCCCGATTTCCCTGTTCATTCTCATCAATTCGGTACACGTTGACCCTCCAGCACACCCCTTTAGTCAGGGGTGACTGGAAGTTACTGGCGGGAATATGGATCAGATACACCCGATGGCCCTGGCGATCCACTTCTACAGACGTTTGCAACCCCTTCAACTGCCAGGTTACATCTGCCTGGAATGCTGAACCTTCGTCGTTATTGTGAATGAGTGCATCAAATATCACATTGTGCGGACTGATCTCAAGTTCCATGTATTTCCTGCCATCACCCTGTTCATCAATGAACAGTTCAACCACATCCTGCTCATACAATGGCTGATCCCTTTCCGTGAAATCAGATACGACGTGATCATCCTGGCATACAAAGCGAATATGCAAGTATTCGGGACTCCAGCCAAATCGAACTTCTGTAGATTGATGAGGTGTCCTGCCTGTTACCGTGTCCACCAGTTCCACTGGAACACATCGCTCCCAATCCGCAGCCGCGGGAGATCCATTCTGTGCAACGGACCTGAGTCGTTCGCAGCAATAACTCGTGCTCCGTTCCACCGGGAGAGAGTTCATGTCCATCCTCTCCTTTTTTAGCTTAATCCGTGATGTTGTCTCTCTCGTAAGAACATGTGATAATACATATATTATAAATAAATTACGTGATTATTTATTTAGGAGATAAAGAGATTATTTGCACAATTCCGTTTAGTTTTCATTAGATCTATATGGCCCAATCTCATTGAAAAAGGAGATGGAATTTATGTCTCTGCAACAAGCGATATATCCTCTGCAACGAACCGTCACTTACAAGGAATGGTCACCCAACGTGCATTATGCTCAATTCCAGAGCCTTCCTCCCGGCAAACTGGCAAAGCGGCGTTTGTATGATTTTGAACTTCTGTACGTCTCTCAAGGCGAAGCTGCAACTTATATGAACGATATTAATTTTATTCTGAAGGCTGGTCAGCTAATCTTGCTGCCTGCCGGTGTCTATCATCAAAATGAGGTGGTTTCCAGCCCGGAAGCACGTTTCATTGGCATCCATTTTGATTTCTTCAACGAATTGACCATTCAGACCGAGGCCGATATGGTTGTGAACGAAGAGACTGTTATGCATCATAAATTCGCAGTGGAAGCTTGCGCAGAAGGCATGACGCCGCTATCTTTTAATCCGGTGTATACCCCTTCTCCAGCTGCCGTGCAGCTTATGGAACAATTAGTTCATGAGTTTACGATGCGCCCACCGGGATATGAACTGGTATGCAAAGCCTTGATGCTGCAAATATTGACCCATCTGCTGCGTTCATCATGGCGTAGTTCGTCACGCCATGATTCGGTACACGGAGAGAAGCTGCTTGAGCTCATGAAACATATAGAGGCCGCTCCTTCCAATCCGTGGACCAATTCGGGCATCGCCAAACAATTAAATCTGAGTGTGGATCACATGGCCAAATTGTTCAAACAGATTGCGGGCATGCCGCCCAATGAATACATTCAATCCATCCGTCTAAGCGAGGCACGTAAGTTGCTGCGGGAAACCGATCATTCCATTGAGGCGGTCGGTGTACAAAGCGGTTACCCGGACATTCATTATTTCAGCCGCATGTTCCGCAAATATGAAGGCATTTCCCCCGGGAATACCGGAAGTTGTCCAAAATGCTATAAAAAAGGAGCAGACTGCCTAGTGCAGTCTGCTCCTTGCTTTTTGAAATATCACGAACAACATAAATAGTTCATTTTTCCGTGCCAAACCATACCCTTTAATTCAGCCTATATAGGTCATTTCCGCTCAATATCATTCTCTCTACTTCTATTGTAACGTTATTTTCATGTTTTTTATAGACTGTTTTTTTGGCGATTCCTACACTATACTGCTAAATACAAATCTAAAAAAGAGGTGCATCCGTATATGAATGACCCCAAAAATGTCTTAGATCATGGACCCTTTTTTCATGGTACTAAAGCAGAACTGAACATTGGAGATTTATTGGAACCGCAATACTTATCCAACTACCAAGATAAAAAATCTAACCACATTTACTTTACCGGAACATTAAATGCTGCCAAGTGGGGTGCTGAGTTAGCAAAAACGAATGCCAGAGAAAGAATCTACATTGTAGAACCATTAGGAGATTTTGAAAATGATCCTAACTTAACGGATCAAAGATTCCCCGGCAACCCAACACGCTCGTATCGATCTAAATCACCTCTAAAAATAGTAGCGGAATTAGCTTCCTGGGAAAGACACTCCGATGAAGAGATCAATCATATGCTTTCCTCTTTAAAGAAATTAAGTGAAGAAGGGAAAAATGTGATCTACGATTAATCTCTTAAACCGCAAGTCCCCTTCGTCCAACTTGGACAAGGGAACTCTTGGGTTGAAAGCTATTCTATTTTGCCATTGGAAGATTGGCGGAATATGCAGCGGTACGGAACGATCATTTTGACAGCCACTTCATATTGATGATCCAGATAATCGAGCAGCTGCTTAACCGCGAACATGCCCATCTCCAGCTTCGGTACATGAATGGTCGATAATGGCGGAGAGGTGAATTCGGAGATTTCAATATTATCCACCCCAAAAAATGCGATATCCTCCGGAATGCGGAGTCCCTGTTCTGTTGCAGCGCGCATGGCTGCAATGGCCATCATATCACTGGCGGCAAAAATGGCTGTAGGTCTATTCGCATTATTGGTAAATGCCTGCTTGGTCAATTCATAACTCAGCGAAACATCCCATTTCACATCAATGACCCAGTGATCATCAATCGTTAATCCCGCACCATTCATCGCACGTTGGTATCCAAGGAAACGTTTTTCCTCACGAAAATCATTCTTGTACTCCGCACCGCCAATGTAGGCAATGATCCGATGTCCTTGCTCAATCAGATGATTCGTGGCCTCTCTCGCCGCCTCTTCACGGTCATAACCAACGACTGGAATGTCCGGGTCTGTAATGTCCACTCCAACAACAGTCCGTACATTGGCTTTGAGCCAGCGATAAGCTTCCGGGTCAATTCGTTCCACTACAATCATGCCATCAATCCGATGTTCCTTCACCAGAGATTGTAATTGTACGGTATCTCCATCGTTCTCGATGCTATACACAAATTCCAGCCGCATGCCCGCTTCAGCAAGCTGCTTCTCAATGCCTTCCATAATGACTGAAAAATAAGGACTGTTGTATTTGTTCTGCGGAATGGCGACCACACAACCAATTGCATAAGCCGTTTTAGGTTCAGTCTTCTTTTTCTTGGCTGGACGCTGTGAGCGATAACCCAGCTCCTCAGCAGTGTCCCAGATCTTTTTGCGGGTTTCATCGCTGACCGATCGATTGACATCGTTCTTCATCACACGTGAAACGGTAGAGATCGATACACCAACGCGGTCTGCAATATCCTTCAATTTTGCCATGTGAAGTCCCCACCTTTCCTCTAATCTATGTATTTAAACCCCATTCGTATTGGGGCAATTTCATTCCTGCATAACCAAATTTGCGGCAAATATAATTCTATATTTCAACTCATCATAAGTCAATGCGATACGAGGCATCGAACAACAAGACACCCCCTTCATTTCCTTGCCAACCGCCTCCTACAACAAAGAACACAATCTCTGTAACATAATAACGGCAGCCAGGGAACTCGATCTCCCCACGACTGCCGCGAATTGGTTATACCCTTTTATTTATCTCCATCTGTCTGTATCTGCTTATTGCATCTTGGAGGCCAAATCCTTCAATGCTGCGGTTAGGTCACCGTCCCCAGCGAGAGGAAGTTTGAGTGATTGCTCGCCGTACGTCCAGACCAGATCGGTTTTCTTGGTTGTAAATGGAGATACAATGCCATACTGCTGCGCATCCAGGAAGATTTTATTATCTTCACCGACAGTAGCGATATAAGCATCCGCTGCGGCCTTGTTAGCCGGAATGGAATATCCTTGCTTTGCCAGTTCAGTCTGTCCATCCGGACCCGCAAGCCAGGCAAGCAGCTTGTATCGCTGCCTCTTCATGCTTGGTGTTGGAACTGATCGCAAGACCTGCCGGCTGAACAACAGTTTGGTTTGTTTTGAATTTGGGCAAATACGAGATGCCGTAATCTACGCCAGCCTCCTGGTAGTTGGTTGTATTCCAGCTGCCACCCGGATTCATGGCTACTTTGGATGTCGTAATCGCAAGATTCACCTGTCCACCTAAACCTTCAATCTGTGCAGGTGTGGTGTTGATCTTTTTATTTTTGGTCAAGTCGATAAAATAGTTCAGTACTTCCATCGCTTCAGGTGTCTCAAGCGCAAGGGAACCATCATCATTCACCAGCTTCGCACCATTGGACCACAGTTCCGGCTCCAAAAACCAATCCATCGTTGATCCTGGTGAAATGGACAAGCCCCATTGCTTGATGTTTCCGGCATCAAAACCCGCTTCGTCTGCGCTTTTCCCGTTCTTATCCAGCGTTAGCTTGGTTGCAATATCGGTAATTTCATCCCATGTGGGCTCGAGCGAAGGCACGGGGGCATCATGAGGATTCGTGGTTTCATTCTCAAAGATCGCCTTGTTGTAATACCAGACGATGACGTTGGCATCGATAGGTAAGGATACTTGTTTACCCTGATACTGGTGAAGACCCAGCAGACTTTTGTCCACATTGTTCAGATCAAACTGATTTTCTGCCAGCAAGCCATCCAATTCCTTGAAAATACCCAGTTCGGCGTATTTCTCCACGTATGCATAACTCGTTTTGAACACGTCCGGAAGTGTACCCCCGCCGCATTCGCTGTCAGTCCGTCCCAGTAGCTGCCCGAATCCTTGCCTTCCAGTTTGACCTTAATATCGGTATTGGCCTTCATGAACTGATCCAGCAGTTCCTGTGTACGATGAAGCTCTTCTGCCGTCCCCCATTGTGAGTACGTGATAGTTACCGGCTCGC
Protein-coding sequences here:
- the phnC gene encoding phosphonate ABC transporter ATP-binding protein, whose protein sequence is MIELHNVTKTYANGTKGLNNINLKFKQGEFIAVVGLSGAGKSTLLRSINRLHDISEGEILINGSSITKAQGRRLRMIRRDIGMIFQSFNLVKRSSVLRNVLAGRVGYHSTMRTILGRFPKEDIELAFTALDRVNISEKAYSRADQLSGGQQQRVAIARVLAQEAKIILADEPVASLDPLTTKQVMDDLKRINQELGITTIVNLHFIDLAREYATRIVGLRAGEVVFDGPVEEATDERFAEIYGRPILADELLDKQAVHEQGEVVV
- a CDS encoding phosphate/phosphite/phosphonate ABC transporter substrate-binding protein, with the protein product MKKSALFLPLLILVLFLSACGSGSTTGSANEENASSNASGTATTETEKPAEGYVPTELTVQFVPSQNADTLEAKAKPLEKLLGDKLGIPVKVSVSTDYNTIIEAMASNKVDVGFLPPTAYVLAKEKGAAQVILQAQRFGVNDETGAPTEQLADSYKSMFIVKKDSPIQSIEDLKGKKVAYQNVTSSAGYVWPAGLLLDRGIDPLKDVTPVTLKGHDQGVIAVLNGDVDAAAIFQDARNTVAKDYPTVFEDTRVLAFTEPIPNDTIAVRTDMNADWTAKIKQAFIDIGKDTEGHQIIKEIYTHEGYVESDDSKFEIVRQYGEKVKGE
- a CDS encoding bifunctional UDP-sugar hydrolase/5'-nucleotidase translates to MTFINRTAHLDILFTSDLHGAIRPIHYNTNAYRPAGLALLASLIRQERERSPELMLVDNGDLLQGSPLASYAASQISNSAGHPFITVLNELGYDAAVMGNHEFNYGQDLLRQAVEASNFPWLSANIVKNEHTRTNGLEASTHLPTGAALPAFGPPYLIKTLSSGVRIALLGATTHYIPHWEHPKNIKGLQFLDALETIRTWVNHIREHEQPDVMVVSYHGGFESDLETGEPAERLTGENQGYAICRDIDGIDVLLTGHQHRQLTATIHGVTVIQPGFSGNGAGHVSVQLEQSSDGKWQITDKKAQLLLLDEQHGVEPDATIMKLTDELEAEAQAWLDQPIGEVAGDLSITNATALRLKAHPFIAFVHQVQMEATGAQLSNTAMLSEEARGFGSHITVRDVLSNFIYPNTLTVLELSGQDIRDALEQTARYFEVNASGEVAVNPAYMEPKPQHYNYDMWAGIEYELDVSQPVGSRVVKLQREGKPVDMDGMYSVVMNSYRAAGGGDYAMYPGKKVLHEGATDMAALVEDYIRRHQPLTVEQANNWRVVGS
- a CDS encoding Gfo/Idh/MocA family oxidoreductase gives rise to the protein MLKVGLIGFGFMGRMHFDNYVRLASEGEPVELVAICDLRIEELKHGKAAGNMATEQEVYDLTPYRLYDNIDAMLEQEELDIIDITLPTPLHAELTCSLLEKGYHVLCEKPVARHSTEGWKMAEAAKVSGKTLMIGQCLRFWPAYSYLKSVVEDGRYGAVNAGYFFRGSGLPQEWFLDGKKSGARILDMHIHDADIIHWVFGKPDQVSTLARNVIPGSGYDTVSTNYVYPDGKVLNAQADWTLGETTVSR
- a CDS encoding sugar phosphate isomerase/epimerase family protein — protein: MKKGINIWSFPGDASITDCIQTAKQAGFEGIELSLNGEGEVSLSATDQEVRDIQGRLEEAELEIAGLATGLYWDYPMTSASPEIRTKALDVCKKQLELAAAFGVDTILVIPGAVGVDFIPDSEVTDYEVAYERAQEALAHLLPYAKSAGVSIGIENVWNKFLVSPVELRTFIDSFGSEYIGSYLDVGNVVQNGYPEQWIRILGHRIKKVHFKDYRRQAGGLHGFVDLLAGDVNYPAVMHALQAIGYDNYVTAEMIPPYTHHSKQIIFNTSKAMDAILGRSQ
- a CDS encoding carbohydrate-binding family 9-like protein gives rise to the protein MNSLPVERSTSYCCERLRSVAQNGSPAAADWERCVPVELVDTVTGRTPHQSTEVRFGWSPEYLHIRFVCQDDHVVSDFTERDQPLYEQDVVELFIDEQGDGRKYMELEISPHNVIFDALIHNNDEGSAFQADVTWQLKGLQTSVEVDRQGHRVYLIHIPASNFQSPLTKGVCWRVNVYRIDENEQGNREYQAWQPTGAVNFHLPARFGYFQLG
- a CDS encoding helix-turn-helix domain-containing protein, with product MSLQQAIYPLQRTVTYKEWSPNVHYAQFQSLPPGKLAKRRLYDFELLYVSQGEAATYMNDINFILKAGQLILLPAGVYHQNEVVSSPEARFIGIHFDFFNELTIQTEADMVVNEETVMHHKFAVEACAEGMTPLSFNPVYTPSPAAVQLMEQLVHEFTMRPPGYELVCKALMLQILTHLLRSSWRSSSRHDSVHGEKLLELMKHIEAAPSNPWTNSGIAKQLNLSVDHMAKLFKQIAGMPPNEYIQSIRLSEARKLLRETDHSIEAVGVQSGYPDIHYFSRMFRKYEGISPGNTGSCPKCYKKGADCLVQSAPCFLKYHEQHK
- the arr gene encoding NAD(+)--rifampin ADP-ribosyltransferase, translated to MNDPKNVLDHGPFFHGTKAELNIGDLLEPQYLSNYQDKKSNHIYFTGTLNAAKWGAELAKTNARERIYIVEPLGDFENDPNLTDQRFPGNPTRSYRSKSPLKIVAELASWERHSDEEINHMLSSLKKLSEEGKNVIYD
- a CDS encoding LacI family DNA-binding transcriptional regulator, coding for MAKLKDIADRVGVSISTVSRVMKNDVNRSVSDETRKKIWDTAEELGYRSQRPAKKKKTEPKTAYAIGCVVAIPQNKYNSPYFSVIMEGIEKQLAEAGMRLEFVYSIENDGDTVQLQSLVKEHRIDGMIVVERIDPEAYRWLKANVRTVVGVDITDPDIPVVGYDREEAAREATNHLIEQGHRIIAYIGGAEYKNDFREEKRFLGYQRAMNGAGLTIDDHWVIDVKWDVSLSYELTKQAFTNNANRPTAIFAASDMMAIAAMRAATEQGLRIPEDIAFFGVDNIEISEFTSPPLSTIHVPKLEMGMFAVKQLLDYLDHQYEVAVKMIVPYRCIFRQSSNGKIE
- a CDS encoding extracellular solute-binding protein yields the protein MFKTSYAYVEKYAELGIFKELDGLLAENQFDLNNVDKSLLGLHQYQGKQVSLPIDANVIVWYYNKAIFENETTNPHDAPVPSLEPTWDEITDIATKLTLDKNGKSADEAGFDAGNIKQWGLSISPGSTMDWFLEPELWSNGAKLVNDDGSLALETPEAMEVLNYFIDLTKNKKINTTPAQIEGLGGQVNLAITTSKVAMNPGGSWNTTNYQEAGVDYGISYLPKFKTNQTVVQPAGLAISSNTKHEEAAIQAACLACGSGWTD